Below is a window of Paraburkholderia kururiensis DNA.
GGGCATGGTGAAGCTGAACCAGAGCGCCGCCGAAATCCTGAAGCGCTGCGACGGCACGCGCAACATCGACACGCTGATCGCCGATCTCGAACAGGCCTTCAACACCACGGGCATCGGCGGCGAAGTCCGCTCTTTCGTAGCCGAAGCGCAGCGGCGCGGCTGGCTGGAGTAGCGCCATGAACGAATCTGCTGCTTTTGCCTCTCCTGCTGCCGACGCTTCGCAGGCGTCCTCGCCCGCCGTGCCGCCGCCGCTCTGGCTGCTTGCCGAACTCACCTACCGTTGCCCGCTGCATTGCGTGTTCTGTTCGAACCCGGTCAACTACGCGGCGCACAGTCGCGAACTGGATACGGCACAGTGGCTCGACGTGCTGCGCGAAGCGCGTGCACTGGGCGCGGCTCAACTCGGTTTTTCCGGCGGCGAGCCGCTGCTGCGCGACGACCTCGAAGTGCTCGTAGCCGAAGCGCGCAAGCTGGGCTTCTACACGAACCTC
It encodes the following:
- the pqqD gene encoding pyrroloquinoline quinone biosynthesis peptide chaperone PqqD, coding for MTDEAHNLKLKTLFRMQWEPAQDAHVLLYPEGMVKLNQSAAEILKRCDGTRNIDTLIADLEQAFNTTGIGGEVRSFVAEAQRRGWLE